In the Salvia splendens isolate huo1 chromosome 16, SspV2, whole genome shotgun sequence genome, atttcatatagtATTTGAATTGTATCACAAAAGACAAAGCTATGGTTGAAATCCCAGGGCACAAAAACTCACAAAAAGTTTTCAACGAAGTCAAACCATTGCAATGCCGCGTGGAATATGTTTTCGGAGTTTttcaaaaacatttttttatttaagcgCTTTTGATACGATACGACCAATTGCGCTTCTGATAAAAATTTTATCGGTACGTACACTATTCATTTTCATAATTTACTCTTTTGTTGCTGTAAAAAATGCAGTAAGATGTTAACTTTTGAGGTAGATTGgagtaataaatatgaaaagtcaATGTGCAGGTTAACAACTAAAAAAGTACCAcagaaaaaaaattgtgtaCAAGAGTAGtttatattctttttctttatcaaAACAAATTTATTTACTAGTATTAAGTTTTCAATAACGTTAAATCATCTATTGGTTTTTAGTCAatcctaaaatttttaaattgagATATAAAATACTAGTAACTTATTAGTTTTTTATAATTGTCTCACGATATTCAAAAGCAAATACGATGTCGTAACAAAACGCGTCATTCTGGGTAAATAGATGTTTTAATTCACACTCAGAATAGAATAGTGACGTTTCGTCATTACATCATACTATTTGATTTTGTCATATTGGTTTTGAATTCAATCATGTTTGACAATTATGAAAAATTTGGAAATAGTAGTTTTATATTCTAGATTAAAAGTTATAAGATTGAAAAACGaaattatgtaatttaaatGGCAATTATCTAACTTTTTTTATGCTACTTGCCCCCTGGGCTATGGATCTTATGTTATTCTCTAGAATTTTGGTatcttagaaaaaaaaaacaaagaagctTTGTGTACGCAAAGGAATTATTGAGACTGTGGGTTATCTAATGTTAGCCAAATTTAAAACGCAAACATTGTCCTTTTTTCTGGATTAAGGCCCAACATTTGTTTGGGTTGCATTTTAggttatatattataaaaaaaaaatgtgtaaCGTACCTTTCTCATTTACTGACCCTACTCAAGTTTGttaaattaagaaataaaatgataattttataagaaGAATTTTGAGTTTTCGACAATGATCTTATTCAATAAAGGGAATAGATGGAAGCTCCTCACCAAATAGTGTGTTGAACaaatatttacttaatttataCATCAATGAATAAAAGGAGAATATTGTTTTTATGTGTTTACATGTACAATTTGAATAATTCTTTCCTAATTGATGTTTTGATATTTTCCTGTATCTAGTAAAAGGCCTAAATGTCAGCCTAGTTCCATACCCCACACATGTAATTTTGagaaaatatacaaatttgCACATAGATTTTTTTTTGCCGATAGTTCAACGGTCAACGCACTAAATCGTCGGAGACTGGTCATCATTTCTATCACTTTAAGTGAGACGTCTCGATtagaaaaatgactcactttAAATGGAAAACGGAGAGAGTATGATTGTAGGAAAAGTACTTAATGCATTAGATTTGTACATTAGTATAGAGTTGAGGTGGAGATGAGGGGCCCCAAAGACCATAGTCTAAGCAATAAATCTGGCATTAACACatttcatcaattttgtaatcaattttctcattcttcttttcaaaataaataattaaaaggaCTAGCTTGTCCTTGAAAATGGgagaaagaattgaaaactaCAAAAATAGAGAGATATAATTCAttatggagtaataatttaaaacaacatttaattaaaacatGGAGTATTTTTAAGAGCTTACAACATCAGTAACACGCTCTTGTGGCTTGTTTTGGAGTAACGAGACAAGTTAAGACATTGTTGAAAGGGGGCAGGATGTGTGCCACTACTCACCCTTCCCTTCTTCTCCTCCataacaagaaaaataaatagattTTTCTTGtaataattgaattattttttataaaaattaaaaatgatattcgTTTTTGACTTATCCTTGTGTAGGCCCAAAAACATGGTAATGGGTTGTCTAATAACAACTGTGCACAATTTAAAAAGTGGAATTCAGTTTTTCCTTTTCCAATCTAATTTCTCCATCTCTatacaaagaaaataaaatatttgctTCACCAAAAATGGAATTTGAAACCCAATATATAGAATTGTGTAAGATCAAATATGCGCTAAAAGATTTTATGTACCGTGATTCTGACGCTAGTTCAATGTCCACATATTTTTATAACAataaaaatagtattattattgttattgttatttttactattattcCTATTATTATATAGGCACATTAATTTATATAGGCACATTAATTAGACAACTTCAGAATCAAGTAAGAAATTAATAAAGACAGAACTGAAATTACAGATGACAAAGCACATGATACATGATCATGTTCAAATCAAGAATGGACCATCAACAGTTAATGCTCTACATGTTCTTGCATCAATAATGGACCCATCAACACTTAATGCACTAATGTTCCTTCTGTGcccatataaaatatatatttcacacataacacacatATATCTAAATATATTGTGAAATCGAAAAGTATTATTTTGtccaaatatgaaaataaaaattgttttttcatGCATTCTTTAGATTTTAGTGCAAGAAAAATTATGGTATGCACTGATTTTGGACTATATTGCTTCATGTATGTTATAAGTATTAGCTAGTAAGATAAGACGACGCTGATTATGTTAAAAACATTAATATTGTACGAATTAGTTGAAATTTGCATTGAGCTTGCGAAACTGGGCTAATGTATCAAAGTCATGGCTACGCCATTGTGTACGATGGATTTGACTATCAGACATTGTTTCAAGGATGaatctttttaattatttttagaatttatttttaatttcagtaATTTTTGTCTACGACATATTTGCATCACATATGCTAGTAGTGTAATATTTGAACAGTACAGTTCTTTTGATGATGACTTAGTAATGTTGGGACTAACGAATACTGTTAAAATCAAACGAAGTTCGAATATCACCAATGTCTTATAAATTGAGCATGTCATGATTTTATTTGCTATTCTACATCAACAAGGTGCACATCTCAAATAGCATCCACGCATTTAATCGTggttgaaagttgaaacaatTTACAAACGCAAACCTACTATACATATGAACAAAGGTTAAAAAATAGAGGGAACTTCAAAAATGGTCCTTGGACTACGAGTTTATCTAGCTCATAGTccatggactttaaaaatatcgccagacatccctggactaagagtttatctcgaaattggtccttttgccatttttttatacgaaaatacccttttgagggtttgggcaatttggtctttttacacttttaacattttaaatctgatattatttcagtgatgtactaaatctgatattatttcaaaatttcaaattatgatttagtacatcactgaaataaatgttaaaagtgtaaaaaaaacaaattgctCAAACACTCAAAAGGATATTTTCGtataaaaaaatggcaaaatgacaaattttgagataaacccttagtccaaggatgtctgacgatatttttaaagtccaaagACTATGGGCGAGATAATCCAAGGACCATTTTTGAagttcactctaaaaaaatataattattttgttgtaaGAAGTTTCAATTTTCGTTTAATAATCTCGGGACCATGATGCAATCATGGCATgaattaatagaattaaattggGATGATATTACAACATAACATAATGACCATCCCCGTGGATAAAGCGGTATAGTCGTTTCTAAGTAAGAATGATTACTAAATTAATTTCGAATAAATTTATTAGCCAAGATAGAAAACATTCCATCCATGGGATGTAATTCATTGATCTAATACATGTTTCATGCCACAAAGTATATAGTAATTACTCTTTTGGAGCACTATTCTAAATATAGATCCATCATTAATACTAAGGTATATCATGGACAATAGTACATATATGATACTCTATATATAGTATGTAGTGTTGTATTAGATATGAAACTAGTTTTAAACGCTAAACGCCAAAcaaatcattataaaataacGCAGAGTTCGTTACAACTCTATATGTAGTTCATTTTAGGGAATTTGAAGATTTGAAAACAATGAAAGTATGTTATATAATTGTATTGCCAGTTAGAGTTATTGACGGATGCAACTTACAAATGCAGAAAATTTAGCTTTATACAGTCTTAAAATTGACAATCTTCACTTTGTATGAAATTTTTGAAGTGAGATGCccaataaataaacaaaactcGCAACAAGTTCCTTGAGCAGGCATAGAGATATGCTACATAGATCACAACAATAGTACTAGTACAAGGCAACTGAAAATGATGTGTTCCAACGTCTCGTCTCTTCCTTGCAATGAATGCATCGATCATCCTCGATTCATGGAATGTCATTTTCCATCTTTTTGGGCTTGGTTTTTAAAGGTTTCCACATATCTTTACCGTacaggtaatcctcaatctgcattttacaaaatccgaaatcagatTTGTCGAACTTCTCTACAACAATCTTCTCGTCAatccccatcgtgatttctgcctcttaaaccctaggctctagataccagtTATTGGGAAATAGCCACATGAAACATATCTTCTAAGGATAAATAGGAAATATATTTCATATATCTTCTAAGGAATAAATAGGAAATATATTTCATAAGGAAACCATTTGATACATTAAATGACTACATTCTCTCATCCCTCGTATTTTCTTAGATGAACTGATTTATCAGAACCGAATTTAACACACTAATCTTTACTAGATTCTTGTAATTCCTCTGTTTAGCCACATTATAACAatttagtactagtagtatCATTTAAGTTAAAACAGTAATAAGCATGCAAGACTTAATTGCTTGATGTATGAATCCAGCATttaatgagagagagaaattagGGTTCATAATGTGGAGATATTGCAGAGAGAGAAGGGGGAAACGAAGGTCATTGAATGCCACGCGGTTTTGGTAAAGCAGAACAGAAGAGGCAGCAACGCACGCAGCTGACTTCCATGGCCTCACTTAATGCTCTTGCTGTCACCTTTTGACCCCTTTCTCTTATCTATATATCCCACTCTCTTTCACCACTCCCTCTCTCACCTCCAACAAACACTCTTCACTCAACTCTAAATTAGGGCTAATGGGGAGGCCTCCTTGCTGCGACAAAATCGGTGTGAAGAAAGGCTCTTGGACTCCTGAAGAAGACATCATCCTTGTTTCCTATGTTCAAGAAAATGGTCCTGGAAATTGGAGGGCTGTTCCTGCTACTACTGGTCATTcaatttctcctttttttttacctaatttttctgggatttttgaattttatgttttgaCATTTTTGGGTTTTCAATTTCTAGGTTTGAGGAGATGTAGCAAGAGTTGCAGGCTGAGGTGGACTAACTACCTCCGCCCAGGAATTAAAAGAGGAAGCTTCACTCTTCAAGAAGAGAAGATGATTATTCAACTCCAAGCCCTTTTGGGGAACAAGTAAGAAAAAAACATGCCTTTTTATAGAATTAGGTTTATTTAGGGCAAAAAAAGGTTAAAacttaatatattttttttatgatgtttGAAGATGGGCTGCGATAGCTTCGTATCTCCCAGAGAGAACAGACAACGACATCAAGAACTACTGGAACACGCATTTGAAGAAGAAGCTCAAGAAGCTACAAATCGCTTCAGTCATCGAAACCAGCAATAATGACTCGAAATCACACTCCATTTCGAGGGGGCAGTGGGAGAAGAGGCTTCAAGACAATATCACCACAGCCAAACAAGCCCTTCGCGACGCGTTGTCGTCTGAGAACGCCGCGGAGTCTCCCTCCTCCGCGGCCGTGTACGCCTCCAGCACTCAGAACATCGCTAGGTTGCTCAAGAACTGGGTGAAAACCGAGCCGAATGAGTCCAAATGCTCGAGCAATGTTTCAACGACTGTCGATTCGGTGTGTAGCAAGGAAGAGGAGAGCACTGGGATGGATATGAACGGAGCTTTTGAGTCCATTTTCGGGTTGGAGAGTCTAGAAGCTTCGAATTCCGATGAGTTTTCGAGATCTGCTTCGCCTTTGGTTGCTAATTGTGAGATCAAAcaagaagagaattcaactTCTTTGTCAGTGTTGGAAAATTGGCTGCTGgattttgagatgaaggattatttGACTGATGTCTCGTTTGATGAgaatttagtttagtttttgcATTTACAGAAATTATTTATTTGGAGGTGGAATTTTTTATTCTTGGTCTTTTCTAACACTAaggatttgtttttcttttgttgGGTTAAATTAAATCATCTCTTCTGATTTAGTTGTTTTACTATATCGATGTATATATTTTGTGCCCTTTATTTGTGTTCATTACATTAATTGAAAGCAAGGTCCTATCTATTTCTTGCAATTTTTATGTCTGATATTATTATATcatctttaatttgatttttatgagTGTGTCGCGTAATATCACAATCAATATTGCTAATTCACATGTACTGAATAAGACTGGCGATGAAATTGCTTAATCGATGTTTCTAATAATTGTGGGAATTCATTTGCTACACATATATTAAGatatttttggtttaattttagGTACATGCGGATAATTTTTGACCTTATAATGATCATGGCTGCGTCTGACTTAGTATTTCGCACTAACATAGTCATTATCTATGGATTTATTTAAGTTGATCCTTTTTATTACTTTGAAAATATTGGATTCGCTTTGGTTTTATTTGCTTAATTGCTTAAAACCCAATCAATGATCATTTAAATGAAAGGGCATTGTTTTATATTCGTTATTCACAAAATTATATATGTATCCAATTAATGTCTACTATTGTTTATTGATTGTAGTGCTAACTTTTCATTTCTAGTCGTCAACGCAAAATCAAATCATGAGAAAATACATGTATATATCAAAATCTTTTAACGAGATTTGCAAATCCGATCTCCACCAATATTTGCTTGGCCGCCTCCTCAAATTTAATGTATTGTAAACAAACAATTAAATCCTAAATAATGCGTTTAATGACGCGTTAGATATGATATAAATAGCTTTTGAAATTCTTATTAATATTGCTCTTCCCCCATATTGGCATTAATTATAGTGTACTGTATTTCCACCAATTATTTAATAAACTTTTTCTACAACTTCTAGAAAACCACATTAAGGAAGCCCATCATAGAATTGCATTTAGAAAAAAGAGCTCATTTTTCCTCAACGGTGCCTTCATAAagatatgaaatatttttcacaatattaacTCAATACATTCAAATTTCGTCAAATAAATTAGGAATTTGTTTTAATAAAAggcaatttatttttattttatcataggAAAAAATAACATagcaaatatatatttatgattttggATTCAACTGACAAGATCATACATAAAATAAAGCAGACAAGATAGTAAGCACAGTACAAAAATTATGTGGAAATAATTCCTGGAGAGTCGCTTTAAAGAGCCCCAATAATATATACGCAGATTCCTATTTGTGCAAGactacatatatataattatagggaatagggagatgatcaaagtataactaatattaaatgtataactagagaacaaatctcagacATTATATCAAaatgatttagttcactatatggacgatttagttcactataagaatgatttagttcactacaggAATGAGTGAACCAAAACACCATTATAGTGAACTATTTACTTCGTGAATAATTTAGTTAACTGTAAAGGCGTTTTGGTTCACTTCTTcctatagtgaactaaatcactcttatagtgaactaaattcgtgttctctagttatgcatttaagtagtgatttccctagatcactactctataaTTATATACTAGCCAAATTGTACATTAATAGTATAGCTATAATAATGATAGAAATAATAATTGtcaacaacaataataaaaacaatacTACCTAATACATTATTTTATACCACCCCTTAAAGTTTGTATCCAAAGGAAGTCAAATTTATGTCTCATTTGGTTAACATGGAATCAAATTGCTTCAATTTTCCAttgattttatgtattttaagtGTTATACAGTTACGTGAATTAAATTGTTGCAATTTTTTGTATCGACTCAAAGTAGTGGTAATTTAACCCCATAGATAATGTCTTTAGCTAAAAAAACTGACACAAGgacaatgtttgaagtgaaaAAGGCACAAAAACAATTTCACACTAACAAGTCAGATGTAGGATAATAAATGGATACTCGCTCCGACcggtcatttaaaaaaattttgacTTGGCACAAATtatatgaaattgttttgactTTATTAGtacaatgaaaaaaatattaagtcttattttttatattaattttataatataatataatcaaTCTAATGAGTTAGTAAAGCATGAGATACACTTactaaaaatgagaaaaaaggtCAATGAAAAAAAGTCTTTAAATGGCGAATAACTCGAAATGGCAAAACGTGCCAGGTTTTGACAGACGATGGGAGTACGAGACtatttgttaattattttaatttattagtaaattaaatattgatGGGAAAAAGTGAAAAGATGCGAGGCTTGGAAATCTTCTAAAGATTTGCCTTAAATGCAAGCACGTGAAGTGGTTAAATCCATTGGTGCGTAAAAGCTAGGCGTGGCTTTATGTTTATTAATTATCAAACATTTTGATATTCACTAGCACACCCAAATTTAATCGTGTCTACTTTCGTCATGTTAAAAAAAGAATTTATACATGAACATGCATATAATATTTACACattatttatgttattttaaacagaaatttagatagGGGTAATTTATTATGATCACATGAGATTTGGTGCAAATCGCAGTCGATGACTGTGCACACACATCTTCAGCATAGACAAATCCATGTGCACCCTTTGTTTCCCAATTCTAGTCCAACCGCTTCTATCtacattttataattaaatatctaaaaaatttaaaattatatcatTACTCTGTTAACTATATCCAAAGGATCGAatgttatattattatttataaggAGAAAATGGTggaatcaacatgaaaataagacATTCGGCAGATTAAATATCTCAATTAATGGTACAATAAGAAAATAGTATCAATCGAGAGACAGAGCCGAAGCAGCAACTCCATTGAATAAAAGTCATACAAAAGATAAGATAATCAAAAGATATATATGTCTGAACAATTAGGTCAAAGACTCTACTAATAATGGcatttttaatttcaatcaAATGCATCCTAGTGGAAATAGGAAATTAGTTTGGGCTTTAGGAATGTTCTGCTATTGACTCAACAAACCAGAATTTTCTTTTGGTGGGCTTGTTTTAATCAAATATGGGCTGGGCTTTCTTTGGTTAGAGCCCAAAACTGCTAAAATAATATCGGTGTATAAATTGTTAATTAGAACTAGAATAAACAAAGCAACAACCCAAGGCCTTGTAAGAGTCTCCTAAATTCCTTATTATATCTATATCCgacataaattattaaattaatatgtaagattttcattaattaagaaattattttaataattcagATAAGAAATGTTGCGGCTAAAGTCATTATTTAACTTTCAACaaaagtgtatatatttatgCACCTACTCACATGATTGCAACTGATTGTATTTTATTACGTAGTAATTAAAATAGATTCGAAATTGCTTACTATAAGTAGCTAGGATTAATAATTACGAGAGCCTAGCATAGCGGAATTAAGCACTGAATTATTGGTCGATAGTGTTTAATTAGTAGACTTGCATACTACAATTTTAAAGTAATCATTATTAATCAATCGAAGTACATACTCGGCAGCACGCGATATTCGATAATTCAAATCATAT is a window encoding:
- the LOC121769755 gene encoding myb-related protein 306-like; the protein is MGRPPCCDKIGVKKGSWTPEEDIILVSYVQENGPGNWRAVPATTGLRRCSKSCRLRWTNYLRPGIKRGSFTLQEEKMIIQLQALLGNKWAAIASYLPERTDNDIKNYWNTHLKKKLKKLQIASVIETSNNDSKSHSISRGQWEKRLQDNITTAKQALRDALSSENAAESPSSAAVYASSTQNIARLLKNWVKTEPNESKCSSNVSTTVDSVCSKEEESTGMDMNGAFESIFGLESLEASNSDEFSRSASPLVANCEIKQEENSTSLSVLENWLLDFEMKDYLTDVSFDENLV